The uncultured Desulfobulbus sp. genome window below encodes:
- the eutA gene encoding ethanolamine ammonia-lyase reactivating factor EutA — MEETIVSVGIDIGTSTTQLVFSRLTLKNMASLVSVPQIKIMAKEVFFTSAVHQTPLVSATEIDGPQVRAIVEAEYQKAGISPGQVDTGAVIITGETARKSNASEVLQTLSGLAGEFVVATAGPALESIIAGKGAHADALSKERGAVVANLDIGGGTTNIAVFKNGELIDTCCMDIGGRLVKFSEDGVVSYSSPKARQLAQSLGISLTQKLPLSKEEMQRLAEAMASTLAQTLGCEEPTELTRVMATDKLLNLDYAIDYLSFSGGVAECMAQEATTAYTDPLLYGDLGVYLGRALAKSSIGRCFQVVQAEQTIRATVVGAGSHTTSISGSTISYARQALPMQNMPVLKLTAEDERLPYREWEQTIGSKLHWFALEEEQQVPALAFRGPKAPGFDDIQELAGAIIRGMSPRLEPQDPLVVVVENDLAKALGQALEAVTGPGRQIVCIDAIAVNQGDYIDIGTPVAHGNVVPVIVKTLALGY; from the coding sequence ATGGAAGAAACCATTGTCAGTGTCGGTATCGATATCGGTACCTCAACCACACAGTTGGTCTTCAGCCGATTGACTTTAAAAAATATGGCCTCCCTGGTCTCTGTTCCCCAGATCAAGATCATGGCCAAAGAGGTGTTCTTTACCAGTGCGGTCCATCAGACGCCTCTGGTGAGTGCCACCGAGATCGACGGCCCTCAAGTACGGGCCATCGTTGAGGCAGAGTACCAAAAGGCGGGCATCTCGCCCGGGCAGGTGGATACAGGTGCAGTGATCATCACCGGGGAAACCGCCAGAAAATCCAATGCAAGTGAAGTGTTACAAACGCTCTCCGGTCTGGCCGGCGAGTTTGTGGTGGCCACTGCGGGGCCGGCGCTTGAATCGATCATTGCGGGCAAAGGCGCCCACGCCGATGCGCTGTCCAAGGAGCGGGGAGCAGTTGTTGCCAATCTGGATATTGGGGGCGGCACTACCAATATCGCGGTGTTTAAAAACGGTGAGTTGATTGATACCTGCTGCATGGATATTGGTGGCCGGCTGGTCAAATTCAGCGAGGATGGGGTGGTGAGTTACTCCTCCCCTAAAGCGAGGCAGCTGGCACAATCTTTAGGGATTTCTCTGACGCAGAAACTGCCGTTATCAAAAGAGGAGATGCAGCGGCTTGCCGAGGCGATGGCCTCCACACTTGCCCAAACACTTGGCTGTGAAGAACCAACCGAGCTGACCCGAGTGATGGCGACCGATAAGCTGCTCAATCTGGACTATGCCATTGATTACCTCAGTTTTAGTGGGGGCGTCGCCGAGTGCATGGCCCAGGAGGCCACCACTGCCTACACCGATCCCCTCCTTTATGGAGATTTGGGCGTGTATCTTGGCCGGGCTCTTGCCAAATCGTCCATCGGTCGGTGTTTTCAGGTCGTGCAGGCGGAGCAGACCATTCGGGCAACGGTGGTGGGCGCGGGCTCACATACCACCAGTATCTCTGGGTCTACTATCAGTTACGCCCGTCAGGCCCTGCCCATGCAGAACATGCCGGTGCTGAAACTCACCGCAGAGGATGAAAGGCTCCCTTACAGGGAGTGGGAGCAGACCATTGGCAGCAAGCTCCATTGGTTTGCCCTGGAAGAAGAACAGCAGGTTCCGGCACTTGCCTTTCGCGGGCCAAAGGCACCCGGCTTTGATGACATTCAGGAGCTGGCTGGGGCCATTATCAGGGGCATGAGCCCGAGGCTTGAACCGCAAGATCCCCTGGTTGTGGTCGTGGAAAATGATCTGGCCAAGGCCTTGGGGCAAGCGTTAGAGGCGGTGACCGGCCCCGGTCGCCAGATTGTCTGTATTGACGCGATCGCTGTCAATCAGGGGGACTATATCGATATCGGTACCCCGGTCGCCCATGGAAATGTTGTACCGGTCATCGTGAAGACGTTGGCCTTGGGATACTAG
- a CDS encoding ethanolamine ammonia-lyase subunit EutB, which yields MRLKTKLFGTLYSFKDVNDVLAKANEEKSGDQLAGLAASSLTEMIAAKEVLSNLTLADLRNHPAVPYEQDEVTRIIQDQVNETIYAGIQNWTLAEFREWLLSDQADSRSIARVSRGLTSEMIAGVAKLMSNLDLVYAANKIEVLAHCNTTIGHKGTLGFRLQPNHTTDDPDGIRISTFEGLSYGVGDAVIGLNPVNDSVDSVATVLRMFQEIKETYEIPTQICVLAHVTTQMDAVRQGAPADLIFQSIAGSEKGNKAFGLDGALMAEARDLVLREGTSTGPNVLYFETGQGSELSSDAHHGVDQVTMEARCYGFAKKFNPFLVNTVVGFIGPEYLYDAKQVTRAGLEDHFMGKLTGLPMGVDACYTNHMKTDQNDIENLAMLLSTAGCTYFMGIPQGDDIMLNYQCTGFHDAASLRQLLGLRPVREFEQWLEKMGFLENGRLGQLAGDGSAFIR from the coding sequence ATGAGACTGAAAACAAAACTGTTTGGTACCCTCTATTCCTTCAAGGACGTGAACGACGTTCTGGCCAAGGCCAATGAGGAGAAATCCGGGGATCAGCTTGCGGGACTGGCAGCATCCTCGTTGACCGAAATGATTGCGGCCAAGGAGGTTTTAAGCAACCTGACCCTTGCTGACCTGCGCAATCATCCGGCAGTTCCCTATGAACAAGATGAGGTCACTCGCATCATTCAGGATCAGGTGAATGAAACAATTTATGCGGGCATCCAAAACTGGACCCTGGCCGAGTTTCGTGAGTGGCTGCTCTCGGATCAGGCCGACAGTCGCTCCATCGCCCGGGTTTCCCGGGGGCTGACCTCAGAGATGATTGCAGGTGTGGCCAAGCTCATGTCCAACCTGGACCTGGTCTACGCTGCCAACAAGATCGAGGTTCTGGCCCACTGCAACACCACCATCGGCCATAAGGGCACCCTGGGTTTTCGCCTCCAGCCCAACCATACCACCGATGATCCCGACGGCATCCGCATCTCCACCTTTGAGGGGTTGAGTTACGGCGTGGGCGATGCGGTGATCGGCCTCAATCCGGTCAATGACAGCGTTGATTCGGTGGCTACGGTCCTGCGTATGTTTCAGGAGATCAAGGAAACCTATGAGATTCCGACCCAGATCTGCGTGCTCGCCCATGTCACCACCCAGATGGATGCGGTGCGCCAGGGAGCGCCTGCGGATCTGATTTTTCAAAGTATCGCTGGCTCCGAAAAAGGCAACAAGGCCTTTGGTCTGGATGGAGCTCTCATGGCAGAAGCCCGCGATCTGGTCCTGCGGGAAGGTACCTCCACCGGCCCCAATGTACTCTACTTTGAGACCGGCCAGGGCTCCGAGCTCTCCTCCGATGCCCATCACGGAGTCGATCAGGTCACCATGGAGGCCCGGTGTTACGGCTTTGCCAAGAAGTTCAATCCCTTTCTGGTCAACACCGTGGTCGGTTTCATCGGGCCCGAATACCTCTATGACGCCAAGCAGGTTACCCGGGCTGGCCTGGAAGATCATTTCATGGGCAAGCTCACCGGTCTGCCCATGGGCGTGGACGCCTGCTACACCAACCATATGAAGACCGACCAGAATGACATCGAAAATCTGGCCATGTTGCTTTCCACCGCAGGCTGCACCTATTTCATGGGCATCCCCCAGGGCGATGACATCATGCTCAACTATCAGTGTACCGGTTTCCACGATGCGGCCAGCCTCAGACAACTGTTGGGCCTACGTCCGGTCAGGGAGTTTGAACAGTGGCTTGAGAAAATGGGCTTTCTTGAAAACGGCCGTCTGGGTCAGCTGGCTGGAGATGGGTCTGCCTTTATCCGTTAA
- the eutC gene encoding ethanolamine ammonia-lyase subunit EutC, whose product MISEQQIKSIIDEVIKTLGPEAGHTPSAGNTAPGATSTAAAAPQNIHNAEDDSLLEDLAAVDLRKELLVPGATNPEMYLRLKQTTPARLGIWHCGPRPLTRSLLRFRADHAVAQDAVFTDVSDDFLASIGVETIQSCCRDKDEFLTRPDLGRKLPEDQGKKLQKICPKNATVQIYIADGLSSTAVETNAMDTYRALVQGLKGMGIEPNPLFFLRYGRVPSMDVISELITPKVTVLLIGERPGLATGESMSCYMAYESSTAQPESNRTVISNIHKGGTPAVEAGAHIAGVVKKMLEQKASGLNLKL is encoded by the coding sequence GTGATTTCCGAACAACAGATAAAATCCATAATTGATGAGGTCATCAAGACCCTGGGGCCGGAGGCAGGCCATACTCCCTCTGCTGGCAACACAGCGCCAGGAGCAACCAGCACCGCAGCAGCTGCACCGCAGAACATCCATAATGCAGAAGATGACAGTCTGCTTGAGGATCTGGCCGCTGTCGACCTGCGCAAAGAGCTGCTGGTTCCTGGGGCCACTAACCCGGAGATGTACCTCCGCCTGAAACAGACCACCCCCGCCAGACTCGGTATCTGGCACTGTGGCCCCCGGCCGCTGACCCGCTCGCTTTTGCGCTTTCGTGCCGATCACGCGGTGGCCCAGGATGCGGTTTTCACCGATGTCTCCGATGATTTTCTCGCCTCCATCGGTGTGGAAACCATCCAAAGCTGCTGTCGGGATAAGGATGAATTCCTCACCCGCCCGGATTTAGGCAGAAAACTGCCGGAAGACCAGGGCAAAAAGCTGCAGAAGATCTGCCCTAAAAATGCAACGGTCCAGATCTATATTGCCGATGGCCTCAGTTCCACCGCCGTGGAAACCAACGCCATGGATACCTACCGCGCACTTGTCCAGGGACTCAAAGGGATGGGGATTGAACCTAATCCACTTTTTTTCCTCCGTTATGGCCGGGTCCCTTCCATGGATGTGATCTCCGAGCTGATTACGCCCAAGGTCACGGTTCTCCTGATCGGAGAGCGGCCCGGACTTGCCACCGGTGAGTCCATGTCCTGCTACATGGCCTATGAGTCCAGCACCGCCCAGCCCGAGTCCAACCGCACGGTGATCTCCAATATTCACAAGGGCGGTACGCCTGCAGTGGAAGCCGGGGCACATATCGCCGGGGTGGTCAAAAAGATGCTTGAACAAAAGGCTTCCGGCCTGAACCTGAAACTCTAG
- the eutL gene encoding ethanolamine utilization microcompartment protein EutL yields the protein MKGDALRANVLSIRILPNADRALIKELGLPQGHRSVGILTTDCDDVGYSALDEATKKAAVNVAYAKSFYGGAANASTKLAGEFIGIISGTDPAEVRAGIDAAVHYVENEACFYSANEDDSIAYFAHCISRTGTYLSEANGIAEGESLAYLVAPPLEAVFALDAALKAADVRMVTFYGPPTETNFGGGLLTGSQSACKAACDAFAEAVLAVAERPHGL from the coding sequence ATGAAAGGAGACGCGCTGCGCGCCAATGTACTGAGTATCCGTATTCTTCCCAACGCGGATAGGGCGCTGATTAAAGAACTCGGACTGCCCCAGGGGCATCGCTCTGTTGGCATCCTCACCACCGACTGTGATGACGTGGGCTATAGCGCCCTTGACGAGGCCACCAAAAAAGCTGCGGTCAACGTGGCCTATGCCAAGTCGTTTTACGGTGGAGCGGCCAACGCTTCAACGAAGCTGGCGGGTGAGTTCATCGGGATCATTTCCGGAACTGATCCGGCCGAGGTGCGGGCAGGGATCGACGCGGCTGTCCACTATGTGGAGAACGAGGCCTGCTTTTACTCGGCCAACGAGGACGATTCCATCGCCTACTTTGCCCATTGCATTTCTCGGACCGGAACCTATCTCTCCGAGGCCAATGGTATCGCCGAAGGTGAATCCCTGGCCTACCTGGTGGCCCCGCCCCTGGAGGCTGTCTTTGCCCTGGACGCGGCGCTGAAGGCAGCTGACGTGCGCATGGTGACCTTCTACGGTCCGCCCACTGAGACCAACTTCGGCGGTGGCCTGCTGACCGGGAGCCAGTCTGCCTGTAAGGCGGCCTGCGATGCCTTTGCCGAGGCGGTCCTTGCCGTTGCCGAGCGGCCACATGGCCTCTGA
- a CDS encoding BMC domain-containing protein, which produces MNPLENAALGLVETIGLTPAIEAADTALKTADVRLLGLECIGSGLVSIQLVGDVSSVQVAVAAARGAAARLGEVHSHTVIARTGEGLGRIVVPVELATPAPVATAEGEPQEKVPDAMPGPQIGEESLDLQTMSVTRLRRLARSFEGFPLSRQKIKFARKEELIELLRPFVQEL; this is translated from the coding sequence ATGAATCCCTTGGAGAATGCAGCCCTGGGCCTGGTAGAGACCATCGGCCTGACTCCCGCCATTGAGGCGGCTGATACTGCCCTGAAAACTGCCGATGTCCGGCTGCTTGGTCTGGAGTGTATCGGCAGTGGGCTGGTCAGCATCCAGCTGGTTGGAGATGTTTCTTCTGTCCAGGTGGCGGTTGCAGCAGCTCGAGGAGCGGCGGCCCGGTTGGGCGAGGTGCATTCCCATACGGTTATTGCCCGGACCGGTGAAGGGCTGGGCCGCATTGTTGTTCCGGTTGAACTGGCCACACCAGCACCTGTGGCAACAGCTGAAGGGGAGCCGCAGGAAAAGGTCCCCGATGCAATGCCTGGTCCCCAAATCGGTGAGGAGTCTCTTGATCTTCAGACGATGAGTGTTACCCGGTTGCGTCGACTGGCCAGATCGTTTGAGGGCTTTCCCCTGTCTCGGCAAAAGATCAAATTTGCCCGTAAAGAAGAATTGATAGAGCTTTTGCGACCCTTTGTCCAAGAACTCTAA
- a CDS encoding acetaldehyde dehydrogenase (acetylating), giving the protein MVDKDLLSLQEARSLVRGAREAQAYLSQLSQEQVDDLISAVAENGIKHAETLARMAVEETGFGKWEDKRAKNLLATRDLLANILPMKTIGIVHEDPAKKMLEIATPAGVVAALVPSTNPTSTTLYKSLIALKAGNAIVISPHPSALRCIGKTIEVIQEALQANGAPADLVNMMSIPTIQGTGELMRQADLILATGGPAMVKAAYSSGTPALGVGAGNVPAFIERSANIKEAISKIMASKTFDNGTVCASEQSIVTEAVIEAPVAREFVCQGGYFLNEEQVARLRPIMERADGSMNPAIVGRDAQYLANLAQIEIPAGTKVLAYREKGVGRQYPFSKEKLTALIGFYVVETWQDACELCHSLLKNGGIGHSLAIHSQDEAVIREFALRKPVSRLLVNTPSTQGAVGISTNLPPSFTLGCGTVGGSSTSDNVGPMHLLNLRHVAYDSGAYCPAVPSTCAAPQGQELEDEVKRITELVLAKLAAH; this is encoded by the coding sequence ATGGTGGATAAAGATTTACTTTCCCTGCAGGAGGCCCGCTCGCTTGTGCGAGGCGCACGAGAGGCACAGGCCTACCTGAGCCAGCTCTCCCAGGAGCAGGTGGATGACCTGATCAGTGCGGTGGCCGAGAACGGCATCAAGCATGCCGAAACCCTGGCCAGGATGGCCGTGGAGGAGACCGGTTTTGGAAAATGGGAGGATAAGAGAGCGAAGAATCTCTTGGCTACCCGTGATCTCTTGGCCAACATCCTGCCCATGAAGACCATTGGCATCGTCCATGAGGATCCTGCCAAGAAGATGCTTGAAATTGCAACACCTGCAGGTGTGGTTGCGGCTCTGGTCCCCTCGACCAACCCCACCTCAACCACGCTCTATAAATCCCTGATCGCCCTGAAGGCGGGCAACGCGATTGTCATCAGCCCCCATCCTTCAGCCCTGCGTTGTATCGGCAAAACCATCGAGGTGATTCAGGAGGCGCTGCAGGCAAATGGGGCACCGGCAGATCTGGTGAACATGATGAGCATCCCCACCATTCAGGGGACCGGTGAGTTGATGCGGCAGGCCGATCTGATCCTGGCCACCGGCGGCCCGGCCATGGTCAAGGCGGCCTACAGCTCAGGAACACCGGCACTGGGTGTGGGGGCGGGGAATGTCCCTGCCTTTATCGAGCGCAGCGCCAATATCAAAGAAGCTATCAGCAAAATTATGGCTTCAAAGACCTTTGATAACGGCACCGTCTGCGCCTCAGAGCAGTCCATTGTTACCGAGGCCGTGATCGAAGCCCCGGTCGCTCGCGAGTTTGTCTGCCAGGGGGGGTATTTTCTCAATGAAGAGCAGGTCGCCCGACTGCGGCCCATCATGGAGCGGGCCGATGGCAGCATGAATCCGGCCATCGTCGGCCGGGATGCCCAGTATCTCGCGAATCTTGCCCAGATCGAGATTCCGGCGGGAACCAAGGTCCTGGCCTACCGGGAGAAAGGGGTAGGGCGGCAATATCCATTTTCCAAGGAAAAGCTGACCGCGCTGATCGGTTTCTATGTGGTCGAAACCTGGCAGGATGCCTGTGAACTCTGTCATTCCCTGCTCAAAAACGGTGGGATCGGGCATTCCCTGGCGATTCACTCCCAGGATGAGGCCGTGATTCGTGAGTTTGCCCTCAGAAAACCGGTCTCCCGTCTGCTGGTCAACACCCCTTCAACCCAAGGGGCCGTGGGCATCAGCACCAATCTGCCGCCTTCCTTTACCTTGGGCTGCGGTACCGTGGGAGGCAGCTCCACCTCCGATAATGTCGGCCCCATGCATCTGTTGAATTTGCGGCATGTGGCCTACGATTCCGGAGCCTACTGTCCAGCGGTTCCTTCGACCTGCGCTGCCCCCCAAGGACAGGAGCTGGAGGATGAAGTGAAACGTATCACCGAGCTGGTATTGGCGAAACTCGCCGCACATTGA
- a CDS encoding BMC domain-containing protein, translated as MSSLNALGMVETRGFIGAVEAADAMVKAANVTLMGRTQVGSGLVTVTVRGDVGAVKAATDAGAAAADRVGELVSVHVIPRPHSDVEMILPKLEG; from the coding sequence ATGTCATCACTGAACGCATTAGGAATGGTGGAAACAAGAGGTTTTATCGGTGCAGTTGAGGCTGCCGATGCCATGGTTAAGGCTGCAAATGTCACCCTGATGGGCAGAACCCAGGTGGGCTCCGGTCTGGTGACTGTGACCGTTCGTGGCGATGTCGGCGCGGTCAAGGCGGCAACCGATGCAGGTGCAGCAGCAGCTGACCGTGTTGGTGAGCTGGTTTCTGTGCATGTTATCCCCAGACCTCACAGCGATGTGGAAATGATTCTGCCGAAGCTGGAAGGCTGA
- the pduL gene encoding phosphate propanoyltransferase: MQEIQREQIVEQVLAALSQLRQKEPDQAENQGQEIPIPVEISARHVHLSQADAVALFGAPLTPLRELSQPGQFLCKERVRLIGLKGVMDNVAVLGPSREQSQVEISLTDARLLGLDVPIRQSGDIAGTPGMLLSSGQAIIPLEQGVIVAGRHIHMSPEDARRLRVRDKEFVAVHMRGKRPAVFRDVLVRVHESFKLALHIDADEANGCGCGPGTTGTIVRPQPQEQGHDGQPIH, from the coding sequence ATGCAAGAGATTCAACGAGAACAGATAGTAGAGCAGGTCTTGGCAGCCTTGTCCCAGTTGCGCCAAAAAGAACCTGACCAGGCGGAAAATCAGGGTCAGGAGATTCCTATCCCCGTGGAGATATCCGCCCGCCATGTCCATCTTTCCCAGGCGGATGCGGTGGCACTCTTCGGAGCACCGCTGACACCGCTGCGGGAGCTCTCCCAGCCCGGGCAGTTTCTCTGCAAGGAACGGGTGCGGCTGATTGGCCTCAAGGGGGTGATGGACAATGTGGCGGTCCTTGGCCCCTCAAGAGAGCAGTCCCAGGTGGAGATTTCGCTCACCGACGCTCGTCTGCTCGGACTGGATGTACCGATCAGACAGTCCGGCGATATCGCAGGAACACCGGGGATGCTGCTTTCCTCCGGGCAAGCAATTATCCCCTTGGAACAGGGGGTTATCGTGGCGGGGCGGCATATACACATGTCACCCGAAGATGCCAGACGCCTGCGAGTCAGGGATAAAGAGTTTGTTGCCGTCCACATGCGGGGAAAACGCCCAGCCGTTTTTCGCGATGTTCTGGTGCGTGTCCATGAGAGTTTCAAACTGGCCCTGCATATCGATGCCGATGAGGCCAACGGCTGTGGGTGTGGTCCTGGAACCACCGGCACCATAGTTCGCCCCCAACCCCAGGAGCAGGGTCATGATGGACAACCAATCCATTGA
- a CDS encoding EutN/CcmL family microcompartment protein, with translation MIVGNVVGNVWATRKEESLNGLKLMVVQPVDPVSGEQRPCLIAADQVGAGIGETVLVTTGSSARQALGKGAVPVDASIVGIIDQVDIP, from the coding sequence ATGATTGTTGGCAATGTCGTGGGCAATGTTTGGGCAACCCGCAAAGAAGAGAGTCTCAACGGACTCAAGCTCATGGTGGTGCAGCCTGTTGATCCGGTCAGTGGAGAACAGCGCCCCTGTCTCATTGCAGCCGATCAGGTGGGGGCCGGTATTGGTGAAACCGTTCTTGTGACGACCGGTTCCTCCGCACGTCAGGCCTTGGGCAAGGGCGCCGTTCCGGTTGATGCTTCCATCGTGGGGATTATCGATCAGGTCGACATACCATAA
- a CDS encoding BMC domain-containing protein, producing MSLLAYKPHDTLGLVEVRTIAAGARLLDVLLKAAEVELYKAGPICSGRFLIRIGGAQSSVEAALAAVASDASLLDWFVLPRTSPELLLALQNRQFPEPGFSLGVVESRRAASGIAAADKALKGANVMLARLAVAQGINGKSFMVFSGPLGQVEEAVSLAAQTLGNQLVDRSVIARPEEATVASLVGIRNP from the coding sequence GTGAGTCTGCTTGCATATAAACCGCACGATACCCTCGGGCTGGTTGAAGTCAGGACCATCGCCGCAGGAGCCCGGCTGCTTGATGTGCTGCTCAAGGCCGCAGAAGTTGAGCTCTATAAGGCGGGTCCTATCTGTTCCGGGCGTTTTTTGATTCGAATAGGAGGGGCGCAGTCAAGCGTTGAGGCAGCCTTAGCAGCCGTTGCCTCCGATGCGAGCCTGCTTGACTGGTTTGTTCTTCCCCGTACTTCCCCAGAGCTGCTCCTGGCCCTCCAGAACCGCCAGTTCCCAGAACCGGGGTTCTCTCTGGGAGTGGTGGAGAGTCGCCGGGCGGCCTCGGGAATCGCTGCGGCAGACAAAGCCCTCAAGGGGGCGAATGTCATGCTCGCAAGGCTAGCTGTGGCCCAGGGAATTAACGGCAAATCATTTATGGTCTTTTCCGGGCCCCTTGGCCAGGTTGAAGAGGCGGTTTCCCTGGCAGCACAGACCCTGGGAAATCAGCTGGTCGACCGGAGTGTGATCGCCCGTCCTGAAGAGGCAACCGTAGCGAGCCTGGTGGGAATCCGGAATCCGTGA
- a CDS encoding cupin domain-containing protein, with protein MQIDRAVVEKIVREVVVATLAESPGQTGGAAIQTEKEPLSGVTAVKVGSVQPEPFDTGKAGDKVFLKDVFTLAESPRLGCGVMEMDASTFAWTLNYDEIDIVLEGSLSIVVNGKTITANKGELVLIPKNTPIEFSVPDYAKFIYVTYPANWEEQQ; from the coding sequence ATGCAGATTGATAGAGCTGTTGTTGAAAAGATCGTACGCGAGGTCGTGGTTGCAACCCTGGCTGAATCACCTGGCCAAACAGGCGGGGCGGCTATCCAAACCGAGAAAGAACCGCTCTCCGGTGTGACTGCGGTCAAGGTCGGTTCAGTGCAACCCGAACCCTTTGATACCGGCAAGGCAGGGGATAAGGTCTTTTTAAAGGATGTCTTCACGCTTGCAGAGAGCCCGCGGCTTGGTTGCGGCGTCATGGAGATGGATGCTTCCACCTTTGCCTGGACCTTGAATTACGATGAGATCGATATTGTCCTTGAAGGCAGCCTGTCCATTGTGGTCAACGGCAAGACCATTACCGCCAACAAGGGGGAGCTGGTCCTGATTCCCAAGAATACACCCATTGAATTTTCCGTGCCCGACTACGCAAAGTTCATCTATGTTACCTATCCAGCCAACTGGGAGGAGCAGCAGTAG
- a CDS encoding 4Fe-4S dicluster domain-containing protein, translated as MNTVQQMKENGVVGAGGAGFPTYVKAQSQAEIVLVNAAECEPLLHKDKQLLLHATDLFFQGLQTLMGQVAASKGIIGIKKKHKGLIAHLNERLPAGIELCPVDDFYPAGDELTLIRETTGVIIGPGALPISRGIVVSNVESLYNIGTARPVTAKFLNVGGAVEKRQTFEVPLGISFQEIIDYACPTIRDFTIIEGGPMMGKIVEDLTQPVTKTTAGLLVFPNDHVLIQKYRIMASEKRVNQIGKAACDQCTICTELCPRYLLGHPIQPHKAMRSLVFHQEGAGEREIQTHALYCCQCNLCSFVSCPEGLFPSQVCINNRAEALANKMQYKGTFENEPHPLAPYRKTPSKRLKRMLNLDLFPDSGDLSEYRFAPQTLRLLLRQHIGAPATPVVSVGDQVQQGQKIATVGDALGAEIHAPLSGQVCEVDEQAITLTCPQNH; from the coding sequence ATGAATACTGTTCAACAGATGAAAGAAAACGGGGTGGTCGGTGCCGGTGGTGCCGGGTTTCCCACCTATGTCAAGGCCCAGTCCCAGGCGGAAATCGTTCTGGTCAATGCGGCGGAGTGCGAACCCCTCTTACATAAAGACAAGCAGCTTTTATTGCATGCAACCGACCTGTTTTTTCAAGGGCTGCAAACCCTGATGGGGCAGGTTGCTGCCAGCAAAGGGATCATCGGCATCAAGAAAAAGCATAAGGGGCTGATTGCACACTTAAACGAGCGTTTGCCCGCCGGGATCGAGCTCTGCCCGGTGGATGATTTTTATCCTGCCGGTGATGAGCTGACCCTGATCAGGGAGACAACCGGTGTCATCATCGGACCCGGTGCCCTCCCCATCTCTCGGGGGATTGTGGTCAGTAATGTGGAGTCGCTCTACAATATCGGCACGGCCCGTCCGGTGACAGCAAAGTTTCTCAATGTGGGTGGCGCTGTTGAAAAACGCCAGACCTTCGAGGTGCCTTTGGGGATCTCCTTTCAGGAAATCATAGACTATGCCTGCCCCACGATTAGAGATTTCACCATCATCGAGGGCGGCCCCATGATGGGCAAGATTGTGGAGGATCTTACCCAGCCGGTCACCAAGACCACGGCAGGCCTGCTGGTTTTTCCCAACGATCATGTCTTGATTCAAAAATACCGCATCATGGCCAGTGAAAAGCGGGTCAATCAAATCGGTAAGGCCGCCTGCGATCAGTGCACCATCTGTACCGAGCTTTGTCCTCGGTACCTCCTGGGGCATCCGATTCAACCGCACAAGGCCATGCGCTCGCTGGTGTTTCACCAGGAAGGGGCAGGGGAAAGGGAGATCCAGACCCATGCACTGTACTGTTGTCAGTGCAATCTCTGCTCCTTTGTTTCCTGTCCGGAGGGGCTTTTTCCCTCACAGGTATGCATCAACAATCGGGCAGAAGCCCTGGCAAACAAAATGCAATATAAGGGAACGTTTGAGAACGAACCCCATCCTCTGGCACCTTATCGCAAGACACCATCCAAACGGCTGAAACGGATGCTGAACCTGGATCTGTTTCCTGACAGTGGTGATCTCAGCGAGTATCGGTTTGCACCTCAGACGCTGCGCCTGCTGCTGCGCCAACATATCGGTGCACCCGCAACCCCGGTGGTCAGCGTTGGTGATCAGGTCCAGCAGGGACAGAAGATCGCAACCGTGGGCGACGCCTTGGGCGCCGAGATCCATGCTCCGCTCTCTGGGCAGGTCTGCGAGGTTGATGAACAGGCTATCACGCTCACATGCCCCCAGAATCATTAA